A region from the Metopolophium dirhodum isolate CAU chromosome 9, ASM1992520v1, whole genome shotgun sequence genome encodes:
- the LOC132952554 gene encoding proteasome subunit alpha type-3: MSSIGTGYDLSASQFSPDGRVFQVEYAFKAVENSGTAIALRGSDGVVFAVEKLVTSKLHEDCTGKRLFSVESHIGMAVGGLTADASAILDVAREEARSYRQNYSMPISLKYLNERVSMYIHAHTLYSAIRPFGCAVIIGSYDPKDGPQMYMIDPAGVSFGYFGCAIGKAKQTAKTEIEKLNMKTMTCKELIKEAAKIIYMVHDELKDKQFELELSWVGSHTNGKHEEVSKEVFDDALKYAKASLDDDSGSDGE; encoded by the exons atgagTTCAATTGGAACTGGT TATGATTTATCAGCATCTCAGTTTTCGCCTGATGGTCGAGTATTTCAAGTTGAATATGCTTTCAAAGCAGTTGAAAATAGCgg AACTGCCATAGCTTTACGTGGTTCTGACGGTGTCGTTTTTGCCGTTGAGAAGTTGGTCACGTCAAAACTTCATGAAGATTGTACAGGAAAAAGATTGTTCAGTGTGGAAAGTCATATTGGAATG GCTGTTGGGGGATTGACTGCTGATGCCAGTGCAATATTAGATGTCGCACGTGAGGAAGCGAGATCATATCGTCAGAATTACAGTATGCccatttcattgaaatatttaaatgaacgaGTATCCATGTACATACATGCCCATACATTATACAGTGCTATTAGGCCATTTGGATGTGCTGTTATTATTGGCTCTTATGATCCTAAGGACGGTCCTCAAATGTATATGATTGATCCAGCTGGAGTATCATTt GGATATTTTGGATGTGCTATTGGTAAAGCTAAACAAACGGCCAAAACTGAAATAGAAAAGTTGAATATGAAGACAATGACATGTAAAGAATTGATTAAAGAAGCTGCTAagat aatttacatGGTGCATGATGAGTTAAAAGATAAACAGTTTGAACTTGAACTTAGCTGGGTTGGTAGCCATACTAATGGAAAACATGAAGAAGTTTCAAAAGAAGTATTTGATGATGCATTGAAATATGCTAAGGCATCTCTGGATGATGATTCTGGTTCAGATGGAGAGTAA